Proteins from a single region of Flavobacterium sp. YJ01:
- a CDS encoding class I SAM-dependent methyltransferase, which produces MNTSILHPDIQEFIIRNTGADITKMALQKNPFPEVDWILILNQIEARSKAKDKLSTWFSTENIIYPSKISVEQTSSEKTAVYKADLISGKTLIDLTGGFGVDDYYFSKKFKSVTHCEINEELSSIVAHNFKQLEVENCTFFSGDSIHLLEEINQKFDWIYIDPSRRNDAKGKVFMLKDCLPNVPELLDFYFEKADSVLIKTAPLLDISAGLSELKNVKNIHIVALENEVKELLFEIHKNYSGEITIKTVNILKEKTETFEFVLGEDLFSTYDLPEKYLYEPNSAIMKSGGFDEVSSNFKIDKLHKHSHLYTSKELIDFPGRRFEVQKVISYNKNEMKNELANQQANITTRNFPETVENIRKKWKIKNGGNLYCFFTTDVKDNKIVLICTKII; this is translated from the coding sequence AGTCGATTGGATTTTAATTTTAAATCAAATTGAAGCACGTTCTAAAGCAAAAGACAAACTTTCGACTTGGTTTTCTACAGAGAACATCATTTATCCAAGTAAAATTTCGGTAGAACAAACTTCATCAGAAAAAACAGCCGTTTATAAAGCAGATTTAATTTCTGGGAAAACTTTAATTGATCTTACTGGAGGTTTTGGTGTTGATGATTATTATTTTTCAAAGAAATTCAAATCGGTCACACATTGCGAAATAAACGAAGAATTGTCTTCGATTGTGGCACATAATTTCAAACAATTAGAAGTTGAAAATTGCACTTTTTTTTCAGGTGATTCTATTCATTTATTAGAAGAAATAAATCAGAAGTTTGATTGGATTTATATTGATCCGTCAAGAAGAAATGATGCAAAAGGCAAAGTCTTTATGCTGAAAGATTGTTTGCCAAACGTTCCTGAACTTTTAGATTTTTATTTTGAAAAAGCAGATTCAGTTCTAATTAAAACCGCACCTTTATTAGATATTTCGGCTGGATTATCAGAATTAAAAAACGTAAAAAACATTCATATTGTTGCGCTTGAAAACGAAGTAAAGGAATTGCTTTTTGAAATTCATAAAAATTATTCTGGCGAAATAACTATAAAAACAGTCAATATTTTAAAAGAAAAAACAGAAACTTTTGAATTTGTTTTAGGTGAAGATTTATTTTCAACTTATGATTTGCCTGAGAAATATCTTTACGAACCGAATTCTGCAATTATGAAATCGGGAGGTTTTGATGAAGTGAGTTCGAATTTCAAAATCGATAAACTTCACAAACATTCGCATTTGTACACTTCTAAAGAATTAATTGATTTTCCAGGAAGAAGATTTGAGGTTCAAAAAGTCATTTCGTACAATAAAAATGAGATGAAAAACGAACTTGCCAATCAGCAAGCTAATATTACAACTCGTAATTTTCCTGAAACTGTAGAAAACATCAGAAAAAAATGGAAAATAAAAAATGGTGGGAATTTGTATTGTTTTTTTACAACAGATGTAAAAGATAACAAAATAGTTTTAATTTGCACCAAAATAATCTAA